The following are encoded in a window of Solibacillus sp. FSL R7-0668 genomic DNA:
- a CDS encoding DUF2268 domain-containing putative Zn-dependent protease (predicted Zn-dependent protease with a strongly conserved HExxH motif) produces MQLTPQLLFKNKNNLERYLHNMIEATITPNSWMKEGRDIALRFQLEKFLELLTEEIRSHSWDEQLIHQVVSETIEVVKEYIELDDILQITIVPALPFPWFKNLEQSIWINGFTNSSQSIWIAIPPNPDIPFLRYLLAHELHHAAPQNPIYQLKVDHFPLKDWYKMEGTAEYFSLQIFEDKRWWKESFTPEVEERYISEAKRFLHTIDDNVKGPLCFGSLKNNIPYMAGYSFAYNAVKDYLKRFPIEHLNQLFELDAEELVLSYNL; encoded by the coding sequence ATGCAATTAACACCGCAACTGTTATTCAAGAATAAAAATAATCTTGAACGGTATTTACATAATATGATTGAAGCAACGATCACCCCTAATAGCTGGATGAAAGAGGGGAGAGACATTGCACTTCGCTTTCAACTCGAAAAATTTTTAGAATTATTAACTGAGGAAATACGATCTCATAGCTGGGATGAACAGTTAATTCATCAAGTGGTTAGTGAAACGATAGAGGTCGTGAAAGAATATATTGAACTAGATGATATTCTTCAAATTACAATTGTTCCTGCACTTCCTTTTCCTTGGTTTAAAAATCTTGAACAGTCTATTTGGATAAATGGATTTACAAATAGTAGTCAAAGTATTTGGATTGCGATACCACCGAATCCGGATATTCCCTTTTTACGCTATCTACTAGCTCATGAATTACATCACGCAGCCCCTCAAAATCCAATTTATCAGTTAAAAGTTGACCACTTTCCTTTGAAGGATTGGTATAAAATGGAGGGAACTGCGGAGTATTTTAGTTTGCAAATTTTTGAAGATAAACGCTGGTGGAAAGAAAGTTTTACGCCAGAGGTTGAAGAACGATATATTTCAGAAGCAAAAAGGTTTTTACATACAATTGATGACAATGTAAAAGGTCCCCTTTGTTTTGGTAGCTTAAAAAATAATATTCCATATATGGCTGGTTACTCATTTGCTTATAATGCTGTAAAAGACTATTTGAAACGTTTTCCAATTGAACACTTAAATCAACTATTTGAACTAGATGCCGAAGAACTTGTACTTTCTTATAATTTATAA
- a CDS encoding NUDIX domain-containing protein, which yields MRKILVTGGALIKDTKGRILLQKRSDYGDWGLPGGAMEPGESIEETMIREVREETGISVEAYDFLSVYTGERMMYKYPDGNEVVFVMFLFEVKIDEQGMLLNDGKTLDYQDKNNESLTLEFFEEQHIDIEQISIVQRPIFEDMRNGKTQLLRN from the coding sequence ATGAGAAAAATTTTAGTCACTGGCGGCGCGTTAATAAAAGATACTAAAGGGAGAATTTTATTACAGAAGAGGTCAGATTACGGAGACTGGGGATTACCTGGCGGGGCAATGGAACCAGGAGAATCAATTGAAGAAACGATGATACGAGAAGTAAGAGAAGAGACCGGAATAAGTGTTGAAGCATATGATTTTCTTTCTGTTTATACAGGGGAAAGAATGATGTACAAATATCCTGATGGAAACGAAGTCGTTTTCGTAATGTTTTTGTTTGAAGTAAAAATTGATGAACAAGGAATGCTATTAAATGATGGGAAGACATTGGATTATCAAGATAAAAACAACGAATCACTAACATTAGAGTTTTTCGAGGAGCAACATATTGATATCGAGCAAATAAGTATTGTTCAAAGACCAATTTTTGAAGATATGAGAAATGGTAAAACGCAGTTATTGAGAAATTAA
- a CDS encoding GNAT family N-acetyltransferase has protein sequence MIELRKIDGDNIEEVIALDVGENQKDFIETTNLRSFADAHMLNADGIPATPLAIYADDIMVGFLMYIYDSTDHESFQNEVYFGKKTYFIWHFMIDKSHQGKGYGKLAFEKMLADIEMMPLGEAQYVDLFYHKSNVIAKELYASFGFVESGIIQGNSVHANKKLDGKIAD, from the coding sequence ATGATTGAACTAAGAAAGATAGACGGGGATAACATAGAGGAAGTAATAGCACTCGACGTTGGAGAAAACCAGAAAGACTTCATAGAAACTACGAACCTCCGAAGCTTTGCTGATGCGCATATGTTGAACGCAGATGGGATACCAGCGACCCCGCTAGCCATTTATGCTGATGATATTATGGTTGGGTTTTTGATGTATATTTACGATTCGACGGACCATGAATCCTTTCAAAATGAAGTTTATTTCGGGAAGAAGACTTATTTCATTTGGCATTTTATGATTGATAAGAGCCATCAGGGGAAAGGATATGGCAAGCTTGCTTTTGAAAAAATGTTGGCGGATATTGAAATGATGCCACTTGGGGAAGCACAATATGTCGATCTCTTTTATCATAAAAGTAATGTCATAGCGAAAGAATTATACGCTTCATTTGGTTTTGTAGAATCAGGTATTATTCAGGGAAATTCGGTGCATGCGAATAAAAAACTGGATGGGAAAATAGCAGATTAA
- a CDS encoding GrpB family protein translates to MRKIEVKPYDEHWIGLFEIEAKQLHSIFGREIIKIHHIGSTSVNGLKAKPIIDMMPVVKDIHKIDEYNSAMIAIGYEPKGENGICGRRYFKKGGDNRTHHVHIYEVGSPEIDRHLAFRDYLRANPDVSKKYGDLKKELSQRFPYDVASYIKGKEQLALEIERNAVAWYRYQEFHAK, encoded by the coding sequence ATGAGAAAAATCGAAGTAAAGCCATATGATGAGCATTGGATTGGGCTGTTTGAAATCGAAGCAAAACAATTACATAGTATATTCGGTCGTGAAATTATTAAAATTCATCACATCGGGAGTACCTCAGTAAACGGTTTAAAGGCAAAACCGATCATTGATATGATGCCTGTAGTTAAGGACATTCATAAGATTGATGAGTACAATTCAGCGATGATAGCAATCGGTTATGAACCAAAAGGGGAGAACGGGATTTGCGGACGTCGATACTTCAAAAAAGGTGGAGATAATCGAACGCATCATGTGCATATTTATGAAGTAGGCAGTCCAGAAATTGATCGCCACCTGGCATTTAGAGATTATCTGCGAGCTAATCCAGATGTTTCGAAAAAGTATGGAGACTTGAAAAAGGAACTGTCCCAACGATTTCCATATGATGTGGCATCGTATATAAAAGGAAAGGAACAGCTAGCATTAGAAATTGAACGAAACGCAGTGGCTTGGTATCGTTATCAAGAATTTCACGCAAAGTAA
- the cbpA gene encoding cyclic di-AMP binding protein CbpA: protein MLVKQRTVKKKDVSYVKASDTISQVLGQLNDNGFRCIPILDDDGEKFVGNIYKVEVLEYKLKDGDMKQPIKSLALDNDAFVHENSSFFEVFHSIKQLPYLAVVDTKGHFSGILPHSKVFELLEEAWGYRTGSCAITIALPDTDGILIKVLTAVKKIWPLHCVFSLDDDTTYLRRVIITLTKGAKQATVNELEQAMVKQGARIIDIEVFDKENF from the coding sequence ATGTTAGTAAAACAAAGAACTGTAAAGAAGAAGGATGTAAGCTATGTCAAAGCGTCGGACACGATTTCACAGGTGTTAGGGCAATTGAATGACAATGGTTTCCGCTGTATCCCGATACTAGATGACGACGGCGAAAAATTTGTCGGTAATATTTATAAGGTTGAGGTGCTCGAGTACAAGTTAAAGGATGGCGATATGAAGCAGCCAATCAAAAGCCTAGCACTTGATAATGATGCTTTCGTTCATGAAAACAGCTCATTTTTTGAGGTGTTTCATTCGATCAAACAATTACCTTATTTAGCGGTAGTTGATACCAAGGGCCATTTTTCAGGCATTTTACCGCACTCCAAAGTATTCGAGCTGCTAGAGGAAGCATGGGGCTATCGTACAGGCAGCTGCGCGATTACTATTGCCTTACCTGATACGGATGGCATTTTAATCAAGGTACTAACGGCGGTGAAAAAGATTTGGCCATTGCACTGTGTATTCTCACTGGATGACGATACAACCTATCTACGCCGCGTCATTATTACCCTCACAAAAGGTGCCAAGCAAGCAACTGTCAACGAGCTTGAGCAAGCGATGGTCAAACAAGGCGCACGAATTATTGATATTGAAGTGTTTGATAAGGAAAACTTTTAA
- a CDS encoding serine protease, with the protein MNVFETNDSLFFLNEVQEQNYSQWHHFDYYFSLLRHDFLNTPYVMLTMADFGVFYYYDDQSLPIINSENALVFLLRHFMLDTVLKNAKLQRMRAVTVGNPIQSLIAAAATTNLFLDGLRDVYRGLAKEDLVFFSKYANNSLPLHDPRFLQSEGYPKRLVQLETTILKALRSWIQQNQELFAENVQKLVRMLDEISIIEKELYNEFQLE; encoded by the coding sequence ATGAATGTATTCGAAACAAATGATTCATTATTTTTTTTAAATGAAGTACAGGAGCAGAATTATTCGCAGTGGCATCATTTTGACTATTATTTTAGCTTATTGCGCCATGATTTTTTAAATACCCCGTATGTCATGCTGACTATGGCGGATTTTGGTGTATTTTATTATTATGATGATCAAAGCCTACCCATTATAAATTCTGAAAATGCCTTAGTTTTTTTATTGCGCCACTTTATGTTAGATACCGTTTTAAAAAACGCAAAGCTCCAACGAATGAGAGCGGTTACGGTAGGCAATCCAATTCAATCCTTAATTGCGGCGGCTGCTACGACAAATCTCTTTTTAGATGGCTTACGTGACGTTTATCGCGGGTTGGCAAAGGAGGATTTGGTTTTTTTCTCAAAATACGCGAACAATTCTTTGCCATTACATGACCCACGTTTTTTACAAAGCGAGGGCTACCCTAAGCGTCTTGTTCAATTGGAAACAACAATTTTAAAGGCGTTACGAAGTTGGATTCAACAAAATCAAGAGCTTTTTGCAGAAAATGTACAAAAACTCGTACGCATGCTAGATGAAATTTCTATTATTGAAAAAGAGCTATATAACGAGTTTCAACTAGAATAG
- a CDS encoding NAD(P)/FAD-dependent oxidoreductase — MVTKDIVILGAGFAGVLAAQTARKYLNTLEANITVVNQFPTHQIITELHRLAGGTIKEGAVSLSLEKIFKGKDINLEIAKVNSFNADKKEVQLSNGKTLSYDTLVVSLGSQTGFFGIPGLEENSFVLKTVDEANAIREHIEARIAEYAKSKNEADATIVIGGGGLTGVELVGEIVDHFPKVAAKYGVPFEDLKIKLVEAGPKILPVFPDNLIQRATESLAKRGVEFITSTPVTGVEGNVIQLKDREPIVANTLVWTGGVAPLPLVGESGLNCDRGKATINDFLQSTSHPDVFVLGDASAHIPNPGDRPTYAPTAQVAWQQGEQAGYNIFAQIKGHDMKAFQFTNSGTLGSLGRKDGIATIGANNTQLVGLPASLMKEASNIRYMTHIKALFGLAY, encoded by the coding sequence ATGGTAACAAAAGATATCGTTATTTTAGGTGCTGGTTTTGCTGGTGTTTTAGCTGCCCAAACAGCTCGTAAATATTTAAATACGCTAGAGGCAAACATTACAGTTGTCAACCAATTCCCAACGCACCAAATCATTACTGAATTACACCGCTTAGCTGGTGGTACGATTAAAGAGGGCGCGGTTTCTCTATCTTTAGAAAAAATCTTTAAAGGTAAAGACATCAACCTTGAAATCGCAAAAGTAAACAGCTTTAACGCAGACAAAAAAGAAGTGCAACTTTCAAATGGTAAAACTTTATCATACGATACATTAGTTGTTTCTTTAGGCTCTCAAACAGGATTCTTCGGTATCCCAGGCTTAGAGGAAAACTCATTTGTCTTAAAAACTGTTGACGAAGCAAACGCAATCCGTGAGCACATCGAAGCGCGCATTGCAGAATATGCAAAATCAAAAAATGAAGCAGATGCAACAATCGTTATCGGTGGTGGCGGTTTAACAGGTGTTGAGCTTGTTGGTGAAATCGTAGACCACTTCCCGAAAGTAGCTGCCAAATACGGCGTGCCTTTCGAAGACTTAAAAATCAAATTAGTAGAAGCTGGTCCAAAGATTTTACCAGTATTCCCAGACAACTTAATCCAACGCGCTACAGAATCATTAGCTAAACGCGGTGTTGAATTCATCACTTCAACTCCTGTAACAGGTGTTGAAGGCAATGTCATTCAATTAAAAGACCGTGAGCCAATCGTAGCAAACACTTTAGTATGGACTGGTGGGGTTGCGCCACTTCCATTAGTTGGTGAATCAGGTCTGAACTGTGACCGCGGTAAAGCAACAATCAATGATTTCCTACAATCTACATCTCACCCAGATGTATTTGTACTTGGTGATGCTTCTGCGCACATTCCAAACCCAGGTGACCGTCCAACGTACGCACCAACAGCTCAAGTAGCATGGCAACAAGGTGAGCAAGCTGGTTACAACATCTTCGCTCAAATTAAAGGTCACGACATGAAAGCATTCCAATTCACGAACTCTGGTACTTTAGGTTCTTTAGGACGTAAAGACGGAATCGCTACAATTGGTGCAAACAATACTCAATTAGTAGGTTTACCAGCATCATTAATGAAAGAAGCTTCAAATATCCGTTACATGACGCATATTAAAGCACTATTCGGTTTAGCGTACTAA
- a CDS encoding DUF1641 domain-containing protein, which produces MSEMNNQVEKASVSQEQLDVLDQLLKPEVQASLTTLVDNLPKLAEMTTLLTKAYDFATAVATDETLKKDTVAAVTEMASPVVDTAKSLAQTAIEAKDRAEVTTETVGVFGLLKMLKDPQVQGALRFANAFLAVAAEKKSN; this is translated from the coding sequence ATGTCAGAAATGAATAATCAGGTAGAAAAAGCGTCTGTGTCTCAAGAGCAATTAGACGTATTAGACCAACTATTAAAGCCAGAGGTACAAGCTTCGTTAACGACTTTAGTTGACAATTTACCAAAGTTAGCAGAAATGACAACTTTATTAACAAAGGCTTATGACTTCGCAACAGCTGTAGCTACAGACGAAACATTAAAGAAAGATACAGTTGCAGCCGTTACGGAAATGGCGAGCCCAGTTGTAGATACGGCAAAATCATTAGCACAAACAGCGATCGAAGCAAAGGACCGCGCAGAAGTAACAACGGAAACAGTAGGTGTATTTGGTCTATTAAAAATGTTAAAAGACCCACAAGTTCAAGGCGCTTTACGTTTTGCTAACGCATTTTTAGCTGTAGCAGCTGAGAAAAAATCAAATTAA
- the rarD gene encoding EamA family transporter RarD: MSEQKQGVLFAAGAYLMWGIIPLYWKQVQHVSSLEILAGRVIWSFVFTALFVLLIKQRKELMEDIKTLWGRQAQFWSLFIASLVISVNWGVYIWAVNNDHLLQASLGYYINPLISVLFGLLFFKEKLSGATIVAVIIAAIGVGYQAILGGTIPWVSLTLALSFSIYGVLKKKIPLDATRGLAIETLFILPIAIVGYIYLMQTTDIAFLQVDMKTNLFLIGSGIITALPLVLFAKGAQKIPLYLMGFIQFLSPTMSLIIGIFIFDEPFTATEFFTFGCIWLAVLIFSAAKLVEARKRHAI; the protein is encoded by the coding sequence ATGTCAGAACAAAAACAAGGTGTCCTGTTTGCGGCAGGAGCCTATTTAATGTGGGGGATTATTCCACTTTATTGGAAGCAGGTGCAGCATGTTTCGAGTCTCGAAATTTTAGCGGGGCGAGTTATTTGGTCATTTGTTTTTACGGCGCTCTTTGTCTTACTGATAAAGCAGCGTAAGGAATTAATGGAGGATATTAAAACACTATGGGGCAGACAAGCTCAGTTTTGGTCGCTTTTCATTGCGTCGCTCGTAATCAGTGTCAACTGGGGTGTGTATATTTGGGCAGTTAATAATGATCACTTGCTACAGGCGAGTCTTGGCTATTACATCAATCCGCTTATTTCTGTGCTCTTTGGTTTGCTCTTTTTTAAAGAAAAGCTATCAGGTGCAACGATTGTAGCGGTCATTATCGCAGCAATTGGTGTAGGCTATCAAGCTATTTTAGGTGGGACGATCCCATGGGTGTCACTAACTTTGGCGCTTTCCTTTTCTATTTATGGTGTATTGAAAAAGAAAATCCCGCTCGATGCAACGCGCGGCTTAGCGATTGAAACACTGTTTATATTACCAATTGCGATTGTTGGATATATTTATTTAATGCAAACGACGGATATTGCCTTTTTACAGGTGGATATGAAAACCAATCTGTTCTTAATCGGCAGCGGAATTATTACGGCATTACCACTCGTTCTTTTTGCAAAGGGCGCACAAAAAATCCCGCTGTATTTAATGGGCTTCATCCAATTTTTATCGCCAACGATGAGCTTAATTATCGGCATTTTTATTTTTGATGAGCCGTTTACAGCGACAGAATTCTTTACTTTCGGCTGCATTTGGTTAGCGGTGCTTATTTTCTCGGCTGCTAAACTTGTCGAAGCAAGAAAGCGACATGCGATTTAG
- a CDS encoding ABC transporter ATP-binding protein, with translation MLKVENISKSYKDFQVLTDLNLQFDKGIYGLLAPNGAGKTTLIKMLVTLIAPTSGQISFNGQLIVAMGEAYREQVGYLPQQFGFYKHYSPAQYLRYLAALKGMDHQLVGKRIDEVLALVALSDVKNKKMRKFSGGMIQRVGIAQALLADPPILILDEPTAGLDPKERARFRQLLSELARDKIILISTHVVSDVESIANEIVMIKNQKLLYKADPATICKSIEGKIYETTMPFDAFHSFRKQYLTLSEKQDNGQMLVRFFTEQAPLKDWQASAPQLEDVFLVAYADEQEG, from the coding sequence ATGTTAAAGGTAGAAAATATTAGTAAAAGCTATAAGGATTTTCAAGTTTTGACGGATTTGAACTTGCAATTTGATAAAGGAATTTATGGGCTGCTTGCGCCAAATGGAGCGGGCAAAACAACGCTCATTAAAATGCTGGTGACCTTAATTGCGCCAACATCAGGACAGATTTCCTTTAATGGACAACTGATTGTAGCAATGGGCGAGGCATACCGCGAGCAGGTCGGTTATTTACCCCAGCAATTCGGCTTTTATAAGCATTATTCGCCAGCCCAATATTTACGCTATTTGGCGGCATTAAAGGGGATGGACCATCAGCTAGTGGGCAAGAGGATTGATGAGGTGCTAGCGCTTGTGGCCTTATCAGATGTGAAAAATAAAAAAATGCGTAAGTTTTCAGGGGGCATGATTCAGCGTGTTGGGATTGCACAGGCACTTTTAGCCGATCCGCCTATTTTGATTTTAGACGAGCCAACTGCGGGACTAGATCCAAAAGAACGTGCGCGCTTTCGTCAGCTGCTTTCGGAGCTTGCGCGCGATAAAATTATTCTCATTTCCACACATGTTGTGTCGGATGTGGAATCAATCGCCAACGAAATCGTCATGATTAAAAATCAGAAGCTTTTGTATAAAGCAGACCCGGCAACGATTTGCAAGTCAATCGAAGGCAAAATCTATGAGACAACGATGCCGTTCGATGCTTTTCATAGCTTCCGAAAGCAGTATTTAACCTTATCGGAAAAACAAGATAATGGCCAAATGCTCGTGCGCTTTTTTACAGAGCAAGCGCCACTAAAGGATTGGCAAGCAAGCGCTCCACAGCTTGAGGATGTGTTTTTAGTCGCGTACGCCGATGAGCAGGAAGGGTGA
- a CDS encoding RNA polymerase sigma factor, producing the protein MFDVEKRWIRRIQKDGHEESANKLIQKYYKEIFAFAYKRVFDQQLAMDLTQEIFIRTLQAIPQFDEKKASFRTWLYQIAQNHCTDYFRSKAFQTSKQTDVVEQIEMDGEDEVVSLVLHHQQLAEIHKALQAFDLQDQQIILGKLLDDLTFTQLAEKIHLPLSTVKTKYYKAIKQLKSELEVLNK; encoded by the coding sequence GTGTTTGATGTAGAAAAGCGGTGGATTCGGCGCATTCAAAAGGATGGGCATGAGGAAAGTGCCAATAAGCTAATTCAAAAATATTATAAAGAAATATTTGCGTTTGCCTATAAGCGGGTGTTTGACCAGCAGCTTGCGATGGATTTGACGCAGGAAATTTTTATTCGCACTTTGCAAGCCATTCCTCAATTTGACGAAAAGAAAGCTTCATTTCGGACATGGCTTTATCAAATTGCGCAAAACCATTGCACGGACTACTTTCGTTCCAAAGCTTTCCAAACCTCCAAGCAGACAGATGTGGTAGAGCAAATTGAGATGGATGGGGAAGATGAGGTCGTTTCGCTTGTGCTGCATCATCAGCAGCTCGCCGAAATTCACAAGGCCTTACAAGCATTCGATCTACAAGATCAGCAAATCATACTTGGCAAACTGCTTGATGATTTAACCTTCACCCAACTCGCGGAAAAAATACACCTTCCATTGTCTACGGTGAAGACGAAATATTATAAAGCAATCAAACAGTTAAAAAGTGAATTGGAGGTGCTCAATAAATGA
- the ltrA gene encoding group II intron reverse transcriptase/maturase, protein MMLNQILERQNMIQAIKRVEANKGSHGVDMMPVETLRPHILENWEVIKSQILNGTYEPQPVRRVEIPKPDGGVRLLGIPTVTDRLIQQAISQILSKQYDSTFSDHSYGFRPKRSAHDAIRKAKGYIKEGYRWGVDMDLEKFFDKVNHDRLMAVLARKIQDKSLLKLIRKYLQAGVMINGVVVNTDEGTPQGGPLSPLLSNIVLDELDKELESRGHKFVRYADDCNIYVKTKRTGERTMASVQRFIEGKLRLKVNKKKSAVDRPWNCKFLGFSFTNHKEPKVRIAKNSLERMKKKIREITSRKKPYSMEDRIEKLNQYLIGWCGYFALADTLSIFKLLDSWIKRRLRMCLWKNWKKPRTRIRNLIRLKVPYGKAYEWGNTRKGYWRISKSPILHRTLGNSFWESQGLKSLQVRYETLRYSS, encoded by the coding sequence GTGATGTTGAATCAAATTCTAGAACGGCAAAACATGATACAAGCAATCAAGCGAGTTGAAGCGAATAAAGGAAGCCATGGAGTAGACATGATGCCCGTAGAAACCCTACGACCGCACATCCTCGAAAATTGGGAAGTCATAAAATCGCAGATTTTGAATGGAACCTATGAACCGCAGCCAGTACGTCGTGTCGAAATCCCGAAACCAGACGGTGGTGTGCGCCTATTAGGAATACCAACCGTGACAGACCGTTTGATTCAACAAGCTATCTCGCAGATTTTATCAAAACAATATGACTCAACATTTTCTGACCATAGTTATGGATTTCGCCCAAAGCGGAGTGCACATGACGCAATCCGAAAAGCGAAAGGCTATATAAAAGAAGGATACCGTTGGGGAGTAGATATGGACTTAGAGAAATTCTTCGATAAAGTAAACCACGACCGACTTATGGCGGTACTAGCGAGGAAAATTCAGGACAAATCACTCCTCAAGTTGATTCGTAAATACCTTCAAGCAGGCGTGATGATAAATGGCGTAGTAGTAAATACAGACGAAGGAACACCACAAGGTGGTCCTTTGAGCCCCCTGCTTTCGAATATCGTGTTAGATGAGCTTGATAAAGAATTAGAAAGTCGTGGTCACAAATTCGTTCGCTACGCAGATGACTGCAATATTTATGTGAAGACTAAACGTACTGGAGAACGAACGATGGCAAGCGTACAACGTTTCATTGAAGGTAAACTTCGATTAAAGGTAAATAAAAAGAAATCTGCCGTAGACCGTCCATGGAATTGTAAATTTCTCGGCTTTAGTTTTACAAATCATAAAGAACCGAAGGTTAGAATTGCGAAGAATAGTTTAGAACGAATGAAGAAGAAAATACGAGAAATTACCTCAAGAAAGAAACCATATTCTATGGAGGACAGAATCGAGAAGTTAAACCAATATTTAATTGGATGGTGTGGGTACTTTGCGTTGGCGGACACACTCTCTATATTTAAGCTGTTAGATAGTTGGATTAAAAGAAGATTACGTATGTGTCTGTGGAAGAATTGGAAGAAACCTCGAACAAGAATCAGAAACCTCATTCGTCTAAAAGTACCGTATGGGAAAGCATACGAATGGGGAAATACCCGGAAAGGGTACTGGCGCATCTCAAAAAGCCCCATATTACACAGAACGCTCGGCAATTCCTTTTGGGAAAGCCAAGGGCTGAAAAGTCTGCAAGTTCGTTACGAAACTTTGCGTTATTCATCTTAA
- a CDS encoding MFS transporter, protein MDIRSFSPAIKLRIVLRFITNFSYTMVMPYIVVFFVEQVGAKTATWMTLCIGISGIIGYLIGGKMADPYGRKKLILIGELLTGAGFIIVAYGNMPLGSRPYVSFIGFILIYLFSSIANPAYSAFVIDETTKENRKNVYTALMWTAYLSFALGSVTGGFLFNQYATILFVVVACSSFFSFVCVLIWVDDKYKSTLESTATTEIKGQSKHSTLKVYRRMLRDPVFISLAYITLIFALMDEQLSYYLSIRYISLFGDEGYTILGFLRTENTLLAVGLTVFITRFLKKISDINALITGAIIFFTGYIVLSISEVSNVLFLAMAIVTIGEIIFLPSTQAITAEIIPDESRSTYSGVLGVVSTVGGLLAALFILLSDYFSAIGITILYAAIGILTLLVVFYLKKTNQIEV, encoded by the coding sequence ATGGATATTAGATCATTTAGTCCAGCAATCAAGTTGAGAATCGTACTTCGCTTTATCACAAATTTTTCATACACGATGGTAATGCCGTATATAGTCGTCTTTTTTGTCGAGCAAGTGGGGGCCAAAACAGCAACTTGGATGACGCTTTGTATTGGTATTTCAGGAATTATTGGTTATTTAATTGGTGGTAAAATGGCCGATCCGTATGGCAGGAAAAAGCTTATTTTAATAGGCGAGCTTTTGACGGGAGCAGGGTTTATCATCGTTGCATATGGCAATATGCCACTAGGCAGCAGACCATATGTAAGTTTTATAGGCTTTATTCTCATATATTTATTTTCAAGTATTGCCAATCCTGCCTACAGTGCTTTTGTCATTGATGAAACGACAAAAGAAAATCGAAAAAATGTATACACAGCTCTTATGTGGACAGCGTATTTATCTTTTGCCTTGGGGAGTGTAACAGGAGGATTTCTCTTTAATCAATATGCCACTATATTATTTGTAGTGGTAGCATGTAGTTCGTTTTTTTCGTTCGTTTGTGTATTGATTTGGGTAGACGATAAGTATAAAAGCACTCTTGAAAGCACAGCAACGACAGAGATCAAAGGTCAATCAAAGCATTCTACATTAAAAGTCTATAGAAGGATGCTTAGGGACCCCGTATTTATTTCCTTAGCATATATTACGTTGATTTTTGCACTAATGGATGAACAATTATCGTACTATTTAAGTATTCGTTATATTAGCTTATTCGGAGATGAAGGCTATACAATATTAGGATTTTTACGTACTGAAAATACACTATTAGCAGTAGGACTTACTGTATTTATTACAAGATTTCTTAAAAAAATAAGTGATATCAATGCTTTAATCACAGGCGCAATCATTTTTTTCACGGGCTATATCGTATTAAGTATAAGTGAGGTTTCGAATGTTTTATTTTTAGCAATGGCAATCGTAACAATAGGTGAAATTATCTTTTTGCCATCTACACAAGCAATCACTGCAGAAATTATTCCAGATGAATCCCGAAGTACATATTCAGGAGTTTTGGGGGTTGTTTCAACGGTAGGGGGCTTACTGGCTGCTCTCTTTATTTTACTATCTGATTATTTTTCGGCAATAGGGATTACGATTTTATACGCAGCAATTGGTATATTGACTTTACTGGTGGTATTTTATCTTAAAAAGACAAATCAAATAGAAGTTTAA